A window of the Sporosarcina sp. FSL K6-2383 genome harbors these coding sequences:
- a CDS encoding UDP-N-acetylmuramoyl-L-alanyl-D-glutamate--2,6-diaminopimelate ligase, producing the protein MVLLLTELLKDWPCTISGGDIRTEVTGITENSSRMKKGFVFVARKGGRDDGALHIRQAVGQGAAAIVIDRTDLTELSLDVPVVIVPDCKLFIAHASARLAGYPARRMKVIAVTGTNGKTTVTHFIGQLLKCLGNRPAVIGTTGVFMDGVKQEIDSPKMTTLPAEYLHPLLKKCEKAGITHIVLEASSLGLVTKRLAYCEIDIGILLNIGTDHYEEHGGKLAYIQAKKQLSQMVATMIVNQEDEQCLQMMQDVTIPVVSFGMTPLSDICVPDLYKYFEIRGHYNYMNALAAISALHVLGYRLEDIIQHCQQLQLPEGRLQQLERDGVKVYIDYAHTPDALQAVLCTLSTSCYGKLITVFGCGGERDKGKRAKMGELAVLYSANVIVTSDNPRNEDPLAIITDILEGFGGDCSAVEVMLDRKHAIRKAIFSAAPGDTVLIAGKGHEKTQHTADGLLPFSDFEEAKLALFEKTFLDFN; encoded by the coding sequence GTGGTGCTGCTTTTAACGGAGCTTTTAAAAGACTGGCCTTGCACGATAAGTGGAGGCGATATTAGAACGGAAGTCACGGGGATTACCGAAAATTCATCACGCATGAAAAAGGGATTCGTTTTCGTAGCTAGAAAAGGAGGGCGCGATGACGGAGCACTTCATATTCGGCAGGCAGTTGGGCAAGGGGCTGCTGCGATTGTTATTGATCGAACGGATTTGACTGAACTATCGCTCGATGTGCCAGTTGTCATTGTACCGGATTGTAAGTTGTTCATAGCTCATGCGAGCGCACGTCTTGCTGGTTACCCGGCTAGGCGTATGAAAGTTATTGCAGTCACTGGAACGAATGGCAAAACGACAGTGACCCATTTTATCGGTCAATTATTGAAGTGTCTTGGCAATCGTCCGGCGGTTATCGGAACGACGGGCGTTTTTATGGATGGTGTAAAACAAGAAATCGACAGCCCCAAAATGACGACGTTACCTGCTGAATACCTCCATCCTTTATTAAAAAAATGTGAAAAGGCAGGGATTACCCATATTGTACTAGAGGCTTCATCACTTGGATTGGTAACTAAACGCTTGGCATATTGTGAAATTGATATCGGTATTTTGCTGAATATCGGTACGGATCATTATGAAGAACATGGTGGAAAGCTTGCTTATATACAGGCGAAAAAGCAACTTAGCCAGATGGTGGCAACGATGATTGTCAATCAGGAAGATGAACAATGCCTGCAAATGATGCAGGACGTGACAATTCCGGTTGTTTCATTTGGGATGACTCCATTGTCAGATATTTGTGTGCCTGATTTGTATAAATATTTCGAGATTCGGGGGCACTATAATTATATGAATGCACTCGCGGCAATTAGTGCACTACATGTACTTGGATACAGGTTGGAGGATATTATCCAGCATTGTCAGCAGCTGCAACTTCCTGAGGGGAGATTACAGCAATTGGAACGGGATGGCGTGAAGGTTTATATCGACTATGCGCATACCCCTGATGCGCTCCAAGCGGTGTTATGCACTCTTTCGACATCTTGTTACGGTAAACTGATAACGGTGTTTGGCTGTGGTGGTGAGCGTGATAAAGGGAAGAGGGCGAAGATGGGGGAGCTTGCCGTCCTTTATTCGGCGAATGTGATTGTGACATCCGATAATCCAAGAAATGAAGACCCGCTTGCGATTATTACAGATATATTGGAGGGGTTCGGAGGTGATTGTTCTGCTGTTGAAGTAATGCTCGATCGAAAACATGCGATTCGCAAGGCGATTTTTAGTGCAGCACCTGGCGATACTGTACTCATTGCGGGGAAGGGACATGAAAAAACGCAGCATACGGCGGATGGACTGCTGCCATTTTCAGATTTTGAAGAAGCTAAGCTCGCCCTTTTTGAGAAAACTTTTTTAGATTTTAACTGA
- a CDS encoding YlbF family regulator produces MLMTDEWMTIIEQAEGLAEMLLTSEVVAEYRKAYDDVYSDTALVAEIQTFTVMKERYEEVQRFGRYHPDYNIVMKSIRVQKRDLDMNEQVAALRLAENDVQYLFDQIGSIVAKSVSDTVKVPAESAFFSGSSCGDSGCGTGGSCSCSA; encoded by the coding sequence ATGCTAATGACCGACGAGTGGATGACCATCATTGAGCAGGCTGAAGGGCTGGCAGAGATGTTGCTAACTTCAGAAGTGGTAGCAGAGTACCGCAAGGCTTATGATGATGTCTATTCAGATACTGCACTAGTCGCAGAGATACAGACGTTTACAGTGATGAAGGAACGATATGAGGAAGTTCAGCGATTCGGAAGATACCATCCGGATTATAATATAGTAATGAAAAGCATTCGTGTCCAAAAACGTGATCTCGACATGAACGAACAGGTTGCTGCACTTCGATTGGCAGAAAATGATGTCCAATATTTATTCGATCAAATAGGTTCGATTGTTGCGAAATCAGTGTCGGATACGGTGAAGGTACCTGCCGAAAGTGCATTCTTTTCGGGGTCTTCTTGTGGCGATAGTGGTTGTGGTACAGGTGGAAGCTGTTCGTGTTCTGCTTAA
- a CDS encoding glycerophosphodiester phosphodiesterase family protein: protein MGRKTKVALTVGAVGAASVAAWAASKVVAKPIPREDKEALNFDKPVVLAYHGGHLEAPENTLAAFSKAAELGVHGFAVDIRLTKDEEIIVFHDEFADRTTDFSGKITDYTLSELKKADAGYRFEDEAGHYPYRGLGEKIVTLRELLEQFPHMLIAINLKDSPDTYEGSLMPSKLWGLLNELDAEDRVAVTGSYDEQTDRFNLYAQNRVATGAGDGEVKKAYAAFTSKLGHLYNPRADLFRVSEKLGVFPLGTENFIHFLKRLNVRVYFEDVTEQDSLIKLLSIGASGFITDRPAMVMKIIQEHIGE from the coding sequence ATGGGTAGAAAAACAAAAGTAGCTCTTACGGTAGGTGCAGTAGGTGCGGCAAGTGTCGCTGCTTGGGCCGCCTCTAAAGTGGTTGCAAAACCTATTCCACGTGAAGATAAAGAAGCACTCAACTTTGACAAACCAGTCGTTCTCGCTTATCATGGTGGCCATTTAGAAGCACCAGAAAATACACTAGCCGCTTTTTCAAAGGCGGCGGAACTCGGCGTGCATGGATTTGCCGTCGATATCCGGTTAACGAAAGACGAAGAAATTATAGTCTTCCATGATGAATTTGCTGATCGCACGACAGATTTCTCCGGTAAAATCACTGACTACACACTAAGCGAATTAAAAAAAGCGGATGCAGGCTATCGTTTCGAAGATGAAGCCGGTCACTATCCCTATCGAGGGTTAGGGGAAAAAATCGTCACTTTACGTGAATTATTGGAACAGTTTCCACACATGTTAATCGCTATTAATCTAAAAGATTCACCTGACACGTATGAAGGAAGTTTAATGCCTTCCAAACTGTGGGGACTGCTTAATGAGCTTGACGCTGAAGATCGTGTGGCTGTGACTGGATCTTATGATGAGCAGACGGATAGATTCAATTTATATGCTCAAAACCGGGTAGCTACTGGGGCGGGTGATGGGGAAGTAAAAAAAGCCTATGCAGCCTTCACTAGTAAATTAGGTCATTTATATAATCCGCGTGCCGATTTGTTTAGAGTTTCTGAAAAACTAGGCGTGTTCCCGCTGGGTACAGAAAATTTTATCCACTTCTTAAAACGATTGAATGTGCGCGTCTATTTCGAGGATGTCACTGAGCAAGATTCACTCATTAAATTATTATCCATCGGTGCAAGCGGCTTCATCACCGATCGACCAGCTATGGTCATGAAAATTATTCAAGAGCATATTGGGGAATAA
- a CDS encoding DUF2129 domain-containing protein, which produces MVERQGIIVYLQHLKQAKSFRKYGHVHYISRKMKYVVLYCNKEDVDTVISKIERLPSVKKVLPSYRPFVKTEYENAKPDKAKEYDYKAGL; this is translated from the coding sequence ATGGTCGAACGACAAGGAATTATCGTCTATCTTCAACATTTAAAACAGGCAAAATCATTTCGGAAATATGGGCATGTCCATTATATATCTCGTAAAATGAAGTACGTCGTCCTTTACTGCAATAAGGAGGATGTCGATACTGTTATAAGCAAAATAGAACGTCTTCCTTCAGTAAAAAAAGTGCTACCATCTTATCGGCCTTTTGTGAAAACTGAATATGAAAATGCCAAGCCAGATAAGGCGAAGGAATACGACTATAAGGCTGGATTATAA
- a CDS encoding methylthioribose kinase has translation MILNQQFIELGEGFGDVYELCELIHTNRSRLHKTFILAAPTASGHALSLAVAFAPANEGFFMPVYICREGIIQQDHLKSKRRLLFEEAAEKAGSTPVYIELKHSSEFEERTLFFQYVTGILRLNNLLPPLR, from the coding sequence ATGATATTAAATCAACAATTTATAGAGCTCGGAGAAGGCTTTGGAGATGTGTACGAATTATGTGAGCTTATCCATACAAACAGAAGTCGCTTACATAAGACTTTCATTCTTGCTGCACCTACAGCATCTGGACATGCACTATCATTGGCAGTCGCCTTCGCCCCTGCAAATGAAGGATTTTTCATGCCTGTCTATATTTGTAGGGAGGGAATCATCCAACAGGATCATCTAAAATCGAAACGTAGATTATTATTTGAAGAAGCTGCTGAAAAAGCGGGCAGTACACCTGTTTACATTGAATTGAAGCACTCGTCAGAATTCGAAGAACGCACTTTGTTCTTTCAATATGTGACAGGTATTTTACGGCTAAACAATCTTCTTCCACCTTTACGTTAA
- the rsmD gene encoding 16S rRNA (guanine(966)-N(2))-methyltransferase RsmD codes for MRVVAGTRKGIPLKSLAGTETRPTSDKVKESIFNRIGPYFDGGVAVELFGGSGSLSLEALSRGVDEAFIFEKNVKACAVIKANAEKCRFTEQLHIQRADARSSVAVLKASTKKAKLLFIDPPYAETAFYDLVEDFVAADLLTDNAAIICEHDKQLVLPESYGSYHKIKSSVYGNSAVSIYEK; via the coding sequence GTGAGGGTTGTTGCAGGAACACGAAAAGGTATTCCTCTGAAATCATTAGCGGGGACAGAAACACGCCCAACATCCGATAAAGTGAAGGAATCCATTTTCAATAGAATAGGTCCATACTTTGACGGGGGAGTAGCAGTTGAATTGTTTGGCGGTAGTGGCTCATTGTCTCTTGAGGCGTTATCAAGAGGCGTGGATGAAGCTTTTATATTTGAGAAAAATGTAAAAGCATGTGCTGTTATTAAGGCCAATGCGGAAAAATGTCGTTTTACGGAACAATTACATATCCAACGAGCAGATGCAAGGAGCTCGGTTGCAGTTTTAAAGGCATCGACTAAGAAGGCAAAGTTATTGTTTATTGACCCTCCTTATGCGGAAACGGCATTTTATGATTTAGTAGAGGACTTCGTGGCAGCAGATTTACTGACGGATAATGCGGCTATTATTTGTGAGCATGATAAGCAATTGGTGTTACCAGAATCATATGGTTCTTATCACAAAATTAAAAGTTCAGTCTATGGAAATAGCGCTGTATCTATTTATGAGAAATGA
- the coaD gene encoding pantetheine-phosphate adenylyltransferase yields MSKIAVVPGSFDPLTNGHLDIIKRAARVFGQVNVVVMNNSAKNSLFTAEERVELIRVVTATIPNVKVETSAGLMIDYAKKVGATAVVRGLRAVTDFEYEMQITSMNRVLDETIETFFIMTNNQYSFLSSSIVKEVAKYGGAISELVPKQVEEALKRKFEV; encoded by the coding sequence ATGTCTAAAATAGCGGTTGTACCGGGAAGTTTCGATCCATTGACAAATGGGCATCTTGATATTATTAAGCGGGCGGCACGAGTGTTTGGTCAAGTCAATGTCGTCGTTATGAATAATTCAGCAAAGAATTCGCTTTTCACAGCTGAAGAGCGAGTGGAACTGATTCGAGTTGTAACAGCTACAATTCCAAATGTAAAAGTAGAGACATCTGCTGGGTTAATGATTGATTATGCAAAAAAAGTCGGAGCGACGGCTGTTGTTCGTGGTCTGCGGGCTGTTACAGATTTTGAATATGAAATGCAAATCACATCGATGAACCGTGTGCTTGACGAAACGATTGAAACGTTTTTCATCATGACGAACAATCAGTACTCATTTTTGAGCTCAAGTATTGTTAAAGAAGTGGCCAAGTATGGCGGTGCTATATCTGAGCTAGTACCAAAACAAGTTGAAGAAGCTTTGAAAAGGAAATTTGAAGTGTGA
- a CDS encoding SepM family pheromone-processing serine protease has product MAKKKLGAMGVVLVILAILLVYPMDTYISQPGGAYSLEPFVEVVGGDDDDEGTFSLMTISVAKATPFSYSLAKFSDKKKILPANKVRKDGEDDREYNIRQKRMMSGSQFSAITVAYEKAELPVEIQFNGIFVMLVLEEGAAAGLLEAGDRIHAVDGVLLEKSGQFFEQMSGKKMDDEVLLSVERDDKLRDVPITLKEIPGSEGRPGLGVQFEEDRVPITDPKVEFQTSNIGGPSAGLMFTLEIMNQLLDEDLTKGYNIAGTGEMLEDGTVGRIGGADFKVIAAARKDIDIFFAPDDDLPEEVRKRNPGILTNYEEAVEMAEKIGTKMKIIPVKTIDDALDYLDGLEEK; this is encoded by the coding sequence ATGGCAAAGAAGAAACTTGGCGCAATGGGCGTTGTGCTCGTCATTTTAGCAATTTTACTTGTTTATCCGATGGACACCTATATATCACAGCCAGGTGGTGCATATAGTTTGGAGCCGTTTGTTGAAGTGGTAGGTGGGGATGACGATGACGAAGGGACTTTCAGTCTTATGACAATTTCCGTCGCCAAAGCAACTCCTTTTTCCTATTCATTGGCAAAGTTTTCGGATAAGAAAAAAATCCTTCCTGCTAATAAAGTTAGAAAAGACGGGGAAGACGATAGAGAATATAATATAAGGCAGAAAAGAATGATGTCGGGTTCGCAGTTTAGTGCTATTACTGTTGCCTATGAAAAAGCGGAATTACCTGTCGAAATCCAATTTAACGGAATTTTTGTCATGCTGGTACTTGAGGAAGGTGCAGCAGCTGGTTTGTTAGAGGCGGGAGATCGAATCCATGCAGTGGACGGAGTTCTTCTTGAAAAATCGGGCCAGTTTTTCGAACAAATGTCTGGAAAGAAAATGGATGACGAAGTTTTACTCTCTGTAGAAAGAGACGATAAGCTAAGGGATGTACCGATTACTTTAAAAGAAATTCCAGGCAGTGAAGGGCGTCCAGGACTTGGTGTCCAGTTTGAGGAAGACCGAGTGCCTATTACAGATCCAAAGGTAGAATTTCAAACGTCCAATATCGGTGGACCTTCTGCGGGATTGATGTTCACACTTGAGATTATGAACCAGTTGCTCGATGAAGACTTAACGAAAGGCTACAATATCGCAGGTACGGGAGAAATGCTGGAGGATGGCACTGTCGGGCGGATTGGTGGGGCGGATTTCAAGGTTATTGCTGCCGCTCGTAAAGATATTGATATTTTCTTTGCACCTGATGATGATTTGCCTGAGGAAGTGAGAAAGCGAAATCCAGGTATTCTCACAAATTATGAAGAAGCGGTCGAAATGGCTGAAAAAATAGGTACGAAGATGAAAATCATACCCGTGAAAACAATCGATGATGCACTGGATTACTTGGATGGTTTAGAAGAAAAATAA
- a CDS encoding nucleotidyltransferase, whose protein sequence is MKATGIVVEYNPFHNGHAYHALQAKKITGADIVIAVMSGNFLQRGEPAFVDKWTRTKMALSNGVDIVFELPYAFATASAPIFAKGAIQLLDASQCSAFCFGSEDGDIEPLERSLLLIQQAGTQYEQIIIEATSRGLSYPKALNEAYIAAANSTNIQGALADLSKPNNILGFHYMQSALDINSTMTATTIPRIVAQYHDDAIVGNQIASATGIRKSFFDSDTLSTVSDFIPPMTQQGLLDWQATQQAFGNWSSFYPLLRFTILREGPERLRTIADITEGIENLLYRAASHHGTFEGFMSEVKSKRYTWTRIQRMLTHIFTGFTYAMRRDISDPSYLRLLGMTQAGRLYLNEHKKNLQLPVVSRAAAFSNPSLTADIHAANMYALGISNGTADSRIGTDYDRHPIIV, encoded by the coding sequence TTGAAAGCAACAGGGATTGTTGTTGAATATAATCCATTCCACAATGGACATGCCTATCACGCCTTGCAAGCTAAAAAAATAACTGGAGCGGATATTGTTATTGCCGTCATGAGTGGTAATTTCCTACAACGTGGAGAGCCCGCATTCGTCGATAAATGGACGCGTACTAAAATGGCGCTGTCTAATGGCGTCGACATCGTTTTTGAGCTTCCTTACGCATTTGCTACAGCTAGCGCCCCAATCTTCGCCAAGGGTGCTATTCAGCTGTTAGACGCTTCACAATGCAGCGCTTTTTGTTTCGGCAGCGAGGATGGAGATATTGAGCCACTAGAAAGAAGCCTTCTCCTTATTCAACAAGCAGGGACTCAATATGAACAAATTATAATAGAAGCAACGAGCCGAGGACTAAGTTATCCAAAAGCTTTAAACGAAGCTTATATCGCAGCTGCCAACTCCACTAATATTCAAGGTGCACTTGCTGATTTGTCAAAGCCTAATAACATTTTAGGTTTTCACTATATGCAATCAGCTTTAGACATCAACTCAACGATGACAGCTACAACAATTCCACGCATCGTTGCGCAATACCATGATGATGCAATTGTTGGCAATCAAATCGCAAGTGCCACCGGCATCCGTAAATCATTTTTCGATTCGGATACGTTGTCAACAGTGTCAGATTTCATCCCACCAATGACACAACAAGGTCTACTTGACTGGCAGGCGACTCAGCAGGCATTCGGTAATTGGTCGTCCTTCTACCCGCTGCTACGCTTCACCATTTTACGTGAAGGGCCCGAACGCCTTAGAACAATTGCTGATATTACAGAAGGCATTGAGAACCTACTATACCGGGCAGCAAGCCATCATGGAACATTCGAAGGGTTCATGAGTGAAGTGAAATCCAAAAGATATACGTGGACCCGTATTCAGCGCATGTTGACACATATTTTTACCGGCTTCACATATGCCATGCGTCGCGATATATCTGATCCATCCTATTTACGACTACTCGGCATGACACAAGCAGGGAGACTTTATTTGAATGAACATAAAAAAAATCTTCAGCTGCCTGTTGTAAGCAGAGCCGCCGCCTTTTCAAACCCATCCTTAACGGCTGATATCCATGCAGCAAATATGTATGCGCTGGGCATCAGTAACGGAACTGCAGATTCCCGAATTGGTACTGATTACGATAGGCACCCCATAATTGTATGA
- a CDS encoding YceD family protein — protein MKWSIHQLQKYRQGAMPLDEAVDLESVKKRNPEIRNITPVRVTGSCTIGSKKLTCRFRLEGTMTLPCSRTWEDVDLPFVIEADEQFSWDETVLAADDEIHPVVGETIDLTPVFEELVLLEVPLQIFSPNADDMVQAKGQGWSYTTDEAYNAKLREEMATKVDPRLAGLAKFFESKDE, from the coding sequence ATGAAATGGTCAATCCATCAATTACAGAAATACAGGCAAGGCGCGATGCCGCTTGACGAAGCTGTCGACCTTGAATCCGTTAAGAAACGGAATCCGGAGATCCGGAATATTACGCCTGTCCGCGTTACCGGAAGTTGTACAATCGGTTCTAAGAAATTGACCTGCCGATTCCGGCTTGAAGGTACAATGACATTGCCTTGTTCCCGTACATGGGAAGACGTAGATTTGCCGTTTGTAATCGAAGCTGATGAACAATTTAGCTGGGATGAAACGGTTCTCGCAGCAGACGATGAAATCCATCCCGTAGTGGGAGAGACCATCGATCTGACCCCTGTCTTTGAGGAGCTCGTCCTCCTTGAAGTGCCGCTTCAAATTTTCAGCCCTAACGCTGATGATATGGTGCAGGCAAAAGGACAAGGCTGGTCATATACAACCGACGAGGCGTACAATGCCAAACTCCGCGAGGAAATGGCAACGAAAGTGGATCCAAGACTTGCCGGTTTGGCAAAATTCTTTGAATCCAAGGACGAATAA
- the rpmF gene encoding 50S ribosomal protein L32 yields the protein MAVPKRRTSKTVKNKRRTHYKLQVPGMTTCTNCGEIKLAHRICKSCGQYKGKEVIGE from the coding sequence ATGGCTGTACCAAAAAGAAGAACATCCAAAACAGTTAAAAACAAGCGCCGTACGCATTATAAATTGCAAGTACCGGGAATGACTACTTGTACTAACTGTGGCGAAATCAAGTTGGCTCACCGCATTTGTAAATCATGCGGTCAATACAAAGGAAAAGAAGTAATAGGCGAATAA
- a CDS encoding enoyl-CoA hydratase/isomerase family protein produces MPYKIEIEKGIATFTINRPEMRNAVNADVMTGLEQFLNQIEDNLDIAYAVITGAGDRAFCSGGDLAEFHGFRTADEAFPMLSKMAGLLYRVATLPMPVIAVVNGAAVGGGCEIATACDYRLVSSSTKAGFIQGTLAITTGWGGATLLFEKDGKHDRVFRLLSEAEVHTADQLLAAGWATELYEGDAEEGLKHFLTKMLTIHPSVHRAYKTIAIRKWTADFMRDRMLEEARQCSLLWESEAHHKAVEQFLTKK; encoded by the coding sequence ATGCCTTATAAGATTGAAATTGAAAAAGGGATTGCTACATTCACAATCAACCGGCCTGAAATGCGCAATGCGGTCAATGCGGACGTGATGACAGGGCTGGAACAATTCCTTAATCAAATTGAGGATAATTTGGATATTGCTTATGCCGTTATTACAGGTGCAGGCGACCGAGCCTTTTGTTCGGGAGGCGACTTAGCAGAATTTCACGGTTTTCGGACAGCGGATGAGGCATTCCCGATGTTAAGCAAAATGGCGGGTCTATTATATCGCGTTGCTACATTACCAATGCCGGTAATTGCTGTCGTTAACGGTGCGGCCGTCGGTGGTGGTTGTGAAATTGCGACAGCCTGTGATTATCGACTCGTATCATCGAGTACGAAAGCTGGATTCATCCAGGGGACATTGGCGATTACGACGGGTTGGGGAGGCGCAACACTACTATTCGAAAAAGATGGAAAGCATGACCGAGTATTTCGTTTGCTGTCAGAGGCAGAAGTCCATACAGCAGACCAGTTATTAGCTGCGGGTTGGGCAACGGAGCTCTATGAAGGTGATGCTGAAGAGGGCTTGAAACATTTCTTAACGAAAATGTTGACGATCCACCCATCGGTTCATCGTGCTTATAAAACCATTGCTATTCGCAAGTGGACGGCTGATTTTATGCGTGATCGTATGTTAGAAGAAGCGCGTCAATGCTCGCTTTTATGGGAAAGTGAAGCGCACCATAAGGCAGTAGAACAATTTCTAACAAAAAAATAA
- a CDS encoding acetyl-CoA carboxylase biotin carboxylase subunit, whose amino-acid sequence MHKVLIANRGEIALRIIKTCQRLGIKTVAVYSEADAEMPFVKEADEAFLLGPAQVQQSYLKADDIIDIAIREGVDAIHPGYGLLSENAEFVRKIQQAGMVFIGPDADTIDKMGDKIGSRVTMQAAGVPVVPGTDEGVASLEEAVQAAADIGYPVMLKASAGGGGIGMVRCENEQALSQHFQSIKTRAKAYFGDDVVFLEKFIANARHIEVQIFGDHQGNVVHLFERNCSVQRRNQKVIEESPSPHLPEEARQRLLQAAVDAAKAVDYKNAGTVEFIVDEDNKIYFLEMNTRLQVEHPVTELVMGYDLVNWQLEVAKGNELPVKNQEEIQSTGHAIEFRVYAEDPVTFMPSPGTIATLDWGDTAGVRIDAGYVEGDKVTPFYDPLIAKVIVHAKTRNEAIQHSQTFLTQVNIAGLKTNIPLFNKFLKSEEFQTGDYSTAVLPAWLDIQKEEK is encoded by the coding sequence ATGCATAAAGTGTTGATTGCGAATCGTGGGGAGATCGCTCTTAGAATCATCAAAACTTGTCAGCGTCTTGGCATTAAAACGGTTGCTGTTTATTCGGAAGCGGATGCGGAGATGCCATTCGTCAAAGAAGCAGATGAGGCGTTTTTGCTTGGACCTGCACAAGTTCAACAATCTTATTTAAAAGCGGACGATATAATCGATATTGCAATTCGTGAAGGGGTGGACGCTATTCATCCGGGTTATGGATTACTATCGGAAAACGCTGAATTTGTACGTAAAATTCAACAGGCGGGTATGGTCTTCATCGGACCTGATGCGGATACGATTGATAAAATGGGCGACAAGATTGGTTCGCGTGTGACGATGCAAGCGGCTGGGGTGCCGGTCGTTCCGGGAACTGATGAAGGAGTTGCCTCGCTGGAGGAAGCAGTGCAAGCTGCGGCAGACATCGGCTATCCGGTCATGCTGAAAGCTAGCGCAGGAGGCGGAGGAATCGGCATGGTTCGGTGTGAAAATGAGCAAGCGCTCAGTCAACATTTTCAATCAATCAAAACCCGTGCCAAAGCTTATTTTGGCGATGATGTCGTTTTCCTTGAAAAGTTCATCGCCAACGCAAGGCATATTGAAGTGCAGATTTTTGGTGACCATCAAGGCAATGTTGTCCATCTGTTCGAGCGAAATTGTTCTGTACAGCGTCGCAATCAAAAGGTGATTGAGGAATCACCTTCACCTCATTTACCAGAAGAAGCAAGACAGCGTTTGCTACAAGCTGCGGTCGATGCTGCGAAAGCAGTAGACTATAAAAATGCGGGGACTGTCGAATTTATTGTCGATGAAGACAATAAAATTTACTTTCTTGAAATGAATACAAGACTGCAAGTTGAGCACCCCGTAACAGAACTAGTGATGGGTTACGACCTTGTTAACTGGCAACTTGAAGTCGCTAAAGGCAATGAGTTACCGGTGAAAAATCAAGAGGAGATTCAGTCAACAGGTCATGCCATTGAGTTTCGTGTCTATGCAGAGGATCCCGTTACATTCATGCCTTCACCAGGAACGATTGCAACACTTGACTGGGGAGATACAGCGGGCGTCCGTATTGATGCTGGTTACGTCGAAGGTGATAAAGTGACGCCGTTTTATGATCCTTTGATTGCGAAAGTCATTGTGCATGCCAAAACTCGCAATGAAGCGATTCAGCACTCACAAACATTTCTTACACAAGTAAACATAGCTGGCTTGAAAACGAATATCCCGTTATTTAACAAATTCCTGAAATCAGAGGAATTCCAAACAGGTGATTATTCAACAGCAGTATTACCGGCTTGGTTGGACATACAAAAGGAGGAAAAATAA
- a CDS encoding biotin/lipoyl-containing protein: MTQLKATMAGTVFTVNVAVGEEVAAGQVVLVLESMKMEIPIEAESAGKVTAINVEVGDFVNEEDVLVTIEA; encoded by the coding sequence ATGACTCAATTGAAAGCAACGATGGCAGGAACAGTATTTACGGTAAATGTAGCAGTCGGGGAAGAAGTAGCAGCAGGGCAAGTAGTACTTGTTCTGGAATCTATGAAAATGGAAATTCCAATTGAAGCAGAATCAGCTGGGAAAGTGACAGCTATTAATGTAGAAGTGGGCGATTTCGTGAACGAAGAAGACGTTCTGGTGACAATCGAAGCTTAA